A genomic region of Pseudoxanthomonas suwonensis contains the following coding sequences:
- the lpxD gene encoding UDP-3-O-(3-hydroxymyristoyl)glucosamine N-acyltransferase: MDTPAFTAAELAERFSLQLQGEGGTRVRGVATLASAGPDQLAFLANPRYRPQLAASGAGVVVLRADDAASASGTALVAKDPYVAFARISALFERVPARDPGLHPSAVVDPTAEVSPDAHVGPFVSIGARSKVGPGCVIGPGCTIGEDCELDAGCELQARVTLVARVRLGKRVRILPGAVLGAAGFGLAMDAGRWVNVPQLGGVVVGDDCEIGANTCIDRGALDDTVLEEDVRIDNLVQIGHNVRIGAHTAMAGCSAAAGSARIGRYCLIGGGAGVLGHLEVADKVLVTAMSLVTHSIREPGEYSSGTPLTDNRTWRKNAARFKQLDALARRVNASTQESTE, encoded by the coding sequence ATGGACACGCCCGCCTTCACCGCCGCCGAGCTGGCCGAGCGCTTTTCCCTGCAATTGCAGGGCGAAGGCGGCACCCGCGTGCGCGGCGTGGCCACGCTGGCCAGCGCCGGCCCGGACCAGCTGGCGTTCCTGGCCAACCCGCGCTACCGCCCGCAGCTGGCCGCCTCCGGCGCCGGCGTGGTGGTCCTGCGCGCGGACGATGCCGCCAGCGCCTCCGGCACCGCGCTGGTGGCCAAGGATCCGTACGTGGCCTTCGCCCGCATCTCTGCCCTGTTCGAGCGGGTGCCGGCGCGCGATCCCGGCCTCCATCCCAGCGCCGTGGTCGATCCCACGGCCGAGGTCTCGCCCGACGCCCACGTCGGCCCGTTCGTCAGCATCGGCGCGCGCTCGAAGGTCGGCCCCGGCTGCGTGATCGGGCCCGGCTGCACGATCGGCGAGGACTGCGAGCTGGACGCCGGCTGCGAACTGCAGGCGCGGGTGACCCTGGTCGCCCGGGTGCGGCTGGGCAAGCGCGTGCGGATCCTGCCAGGCGCGGTGCTCGGCGCGGCCGGTTTCGGCCTGGCGATGGACGCCGGCCGCTGGGTCAACGTGCCGCAGCTGGGCGGGGTGGTGGTCGGCGACGACTGCGAGATCGGCGCCAACACCTGCATCGACCGCGGCGCGCTGGACGACACCGTGCTGGAAGAGGACGTGCGCATCGACAACCTGGTGCAGATCGGCCACAACGTCCGCATCGGCGCGCATACCGCCATGGCCGGCTGCTCGGCCGCGGCCGGCAGCGCCAGGATCGGCCGCTACTGCCTGATCGGCGGCGGCGCCGGCGTGCTCGGCCACCTGGAGGTCGCCGACAAGGTCCTGGTCACCGCGATGTCGCTGGTGACCCATTCGATCCGCGAACCCGGCGAATATTCGTCCGGCACGCCCCTCACCGACAACCGTACCTGGCGGAAGAACGCCGCCCGGTTCAAGCAACTGGACGCGCTGGCGCGTCGCGTCAACGCCTCCACCCAGGAAAGTACCGAATGA
- a CDS encoding Smr/MutS family protein, with the protein MHEDEDEDARLFRAAIGKVAPLRASAAAPPARPKPRPAARPHADPGPRDAGGRIADDPASALLRGDPSAFRRERVPARAWQRLRRGEFAVQDELDLHGANALQAETLLARFLAEAGDAGFGCVRIVHGKGGGDGVPVLKNLVDRLLRQRGDVLAFHSAPPAQGGTGALLVLLARR; encoded by the coding sequence ATGCACGAGGACGAGGACGAGGACGCCCGCCTGTTCCGCGCCGCGATCGGCAAGGTCGCGCCGCTGCGCGCTTCGGCCGCGGCGCCGCCCGCGCGGCCGAAGCCGCGGCCGGCGGCACGGCCGCACGCGGACCCCGGACCGCGCGACGCCGGCGGGCGCATCGCCGACGACCCGGCCTCGGCCCTGCTGCGCGGCGACCCCAGCGCGTTCCGGCGCGAGCGCGTCCCGGCGCGCGCCTGGCAGCGCCTGCGCCGCGGCGAGTTCGCGGTGCAGGACGAACTGGACCTGCACGGCGCCAACGCACTGCAGGCCGAGACCCTGCTGGCCCGGTTCCTGGCCGAGGCCGGCGACGCCGGCTTCGGCTGCGTGCGCATCGTCCACGGCAAGGGCGGCGGCGACGGCGTGCCGGTGCTGAAGAACCTGGTCGACCGCCTGCTGCGCCAGCGCGGCGATGTGCTCGCCTTCCATTCGGCCCCGCCCGCGCAGGGCGGCACCGGCGCGCTGCTGGTCCTGCTGGCCCGCCGCTGA
- the lpxA gene encoding acyl-ACP--UDP-N-acetylglucosamine O-acyltransferase: protein MSDTARIHPTAVVDPAARLGEGVSVGAFTWIGAEVEIGDGCEIGPHCSFHGPTRIGRDNRFVGHAAVGGEPQDKKFAGERTELVIGDRNVFREFVTLNRGTGGGGGITRIGDDNWLLAYTHVAHDCIVGNHCIFSNNTTLAGHVTVGDWVIISGFAGAHQFCRIGDHAFLAMGALANGDVTPFTMIGGNSLGRPRGINSEGLKRRGFSPERIAAIKRAYRTLFVAGLPLAEAREQLAQQAQDSEDVRLLLDFIDGGERPLLR from the coding sequence ATGAGCGACACCGCCCGCATCCACCCCACCGCCGTCGTCGACCCGGCCGCGCGCCTGGGCGAGGGCGTGAGCGTGGGCGCCTTCACCTGGATCGGCGCCGAGGTGGAGATCGGCGACGGCTGCGAGATCGGGCCGCACTGCAGCTTCCACGGTCCGACCCGGATCGGTCGCGACAACCGCTTCGTCGGCCACGCCGCGGTCGGCGGCGAGCCGCAGGACAAGAAGTTCGCCGGCGAGCGCACCGAGCTGGTGATCGGCGACCGCAACGTGTTCCGCGAGTTCGTCACCCTCAACCGCGGCACCGGCGGCGGCGGCGGGATCACCCGCATCGGCGACGACAACTGGCTGCTGGCCTACACCCACGTGGCCCACGACTGCATCGTCGGCAACCACTGCATCTTCTCCAACAACACCACCCTGGCCGGCCACGTCACCGTTGGCGACTGGGTGATCATCAGCGGCTTCGCCGGCGCCCACCAGTTCTGCCGGATCGGCGACCACGCCTTCCTGGCGATGGGCGCGCTGGCCAACGGCGACGTGACCCCGTTCACCATGATCGGCGGCAACTCGCTGGGGCGGCCGCGCGGGATCAACAGCGAAGGCCTCAAGCGCCGCGGCTTCAGCCCCGAGCGGATCGCCGCGATCAAGCGCGCCTACCGCACCCTGTTCGTCGCCGGCCTGCCGCTGGCCGAGGCGCGCGAGCAGCTGGCGCAGCAGGCGCAGGACAGCGAGGACGTGCGCCTGCTGCTGGACTTCATCGACGGCGGCGAACGGCCGCTGCTGCGCTGA
- the rlmE gene encoding 23S rRNA (uridine(2552)-2'-O)-methyltransferase RlmE, protein MPRSSRSKSSHRWLREHFADPYVKKAQAEGLRSRAAYKLEELIERDRLLKPGMVVVDLGAAPGGWSQYVRQALGDGGRVVALDILEMPPLAGVEFLHGDFREDAVLSQLETLLDGQRVDLVLSDMAPNMSGVDVVDQARAMHLAELAMEFADSHLRPGGAFLIKLFQGVGFDDYVRELRRRYDKVAIRKPAASRKRSPEVYALAQGKRALIK, encoded by the coding sequence ATGCCCCGCAGCTCCCGCAGCAAGAGCAGCCACCGCTGGCTCCGCGAGCACTTCGCCGATCCGTACGTGAAGAAGGCCCAGGCCGAGGGCCTGCGTTCGCGCGCGGCGTACAAGCTCGAGGAGCTGATCGAGCGCGACCGCCTGCTCAAGCCGGGCATGGTCGTGGTCGATCTGGGCGCCGCCCCGGGCGGCTGGTCGCAGTACGTGCGCCAGGCGCTGGGCGACGGCGGCCGGGTGGTGGCCCTGGACATCCTCGAGATGCCGCCGCTGGCCGGGGTCGAGTTCCTTCATGGCGACTTCAGGGAAGACGCCGTCTTATCGCAGTTGGAGACGCTGCTGGACGGCCAGCGCGTCGACCTTGTGCTGTCGGACATGGCCCCCAACATGAGTGGTGTGGACGTGGTCGACCAGGCGCGGGCGATGCACCTGGCCGAACTGGCGATGGAGTTCGCCGACAGCCACCTGCGCCCCGGCGGGGCCTTCCTGATCAAGCTGTTCCAGGGGGTGGGCTTCGACGACTACGTGCGCGAATTGCGCCGCCGCTACGACAAGGTGGCGATCCGCAAGCCGGCGGCCTCGCGCAAGCGTTCGCCGGAAGTCTATGCCTTGGCGCAGGGCAAACGCGCCCTTATCAAGTAA
- a CDS encoding protein-L-isoaspartate(D-aspartate) O-methyltransferase produces MTPRLRLQPEAVGLGMTSQRVRDRLVERLREAGISDERVLNVIRTLPRHLFVDEVLASRAYEDTALPIGHGQTISQPWVVARMTEVLLENAPAKVLEVGTGSGYQAAVLAALGLEVYTVERIGELLRQARKRFRTLGMNVRSKHDDGRIGWPEHGPYDAIIVTAAAPALVPALVEQLRTGGVLVAPVGGSGSQALVKLVRREDGGVDETRLAAVTFVPLLSGTVD; encoded by the coding sequence ATGACCCCGCGCCTGCGCCTGCAGCCGGAGGCGGTGGGCCTGGGCATGACCTCGCAGCGCGTGCGCGACCGCCTGGTCGAACGCCTGCGCGAGGCGGGAATTTCCGACGAGCGCGTGCTCAACGTGATCCGCACCCTGCCTCGGCACCTGTTCGTCGACGAAGTGCTGGCCAGTCGCGCCTACGAGGACACCGCGCTGCCGATCGGCCACGGCCAGACCATCTCGCAGCCGTGGGTGGTGGCGCGGATGACCGAAGTGCTGCTGGAGAACGCGCCGGCCAAGGTGCTGGAAGTGGGCACCGGCTCCGGCTACCAGGCCGCGGTGCTGGCGGCGCTGGGGCTGGAGGTCTACACCGTCGAGCGCATCGGCGAGCTGTTGCGCCAGGCGCGCAAGCGCTTCCGCACGCTGGGCATGAACGTTCGCAGCAAGCACGACGACGGCCGCATCGGCTGGCCCGAGCACGGTCCGTACGACGCGATCATCGTCACCGCCGCCGCGCCGGCGCTGGTGCCGGCGCTGGTGGAGCAGCTGCGCACCGGCGGGGTGCTGGTCGCGCCGGTCGGTGGCAGCGGCTCGCAGGCGCTGGTCAAGCTGGTCCGGCGCGAGGACGGCGGCGTCGACGAGACCCGGCTGGCGGCGGTGACGTTCGTGCCGCTGCTGTCGGGCACGGTCGACTGA
- a CDS encoding exopolysaccharide biosynthesis protein encodes MAGPILSDINDAGSLGDQLEAIIAELPEDQLTLGELLQVFGDEGLLLLTILLTLVFLIPVSIPGVSTVFGAAILLVGVSRLFRRPLWLPAKLRERALPAARLRPALTGGLHWVRRLEKISRPYRLRGLVDGRAQDIFNNLAFILAALLLMAPFGFIPFSNTLPGLALLFYAIGMIQRDGTAILLGHLANIGTIVYFGILIGGGGLAAQGLLRHFTG; translated from the coding sequence ATGGCCGGTCCGATCCTTTCCGACATCAACGACGCAGGCTCGCTGGGCGACCAGCTCGAGGCGATCATCGCCGAGCTGCCCGAAGACCAGCTGACCCTGGGTGAGTTGCTGCAGGTGTTCGGCGACGAAGGCCTGCTGCTGCTGACCATCCTGCTGACCCTGGTGTTCCTGATCCCGGTGTCGATCCCCGGCGTGAGCACGGTGTTCGGCGCGGCGATCCTGCTGGTCGGCGTCAGCCGGCTGTTCCGGCGGCCGCTGTGGCTGCCGGCGAAGCTGCGCGAGCGCGCGCTGCCGGCCGCGCGCCTGCGCCCGGCGCTGACCGGCGGCCTGCACTGGGTGCGCCGGCTGGAGAAGATCAGCCGGCCGTACCGGCTACGCGGGCTGGTCGACGGCCGTGCCCAGGACATCTTCAACAACCTGGCCTTCATCCTTGCCGCACTGTTGCTGATGGCGCCGTTCGGGTTCATCCCCTTCAGCAACACCCTGCCGGGGCTGGCGCTGCTGTTCTACGCCATCGGCATGATCCAGCGCGACGGCACCGCGATCCTGCTCGGTCACCTGGCCAACATCGGCACGATCGTCTACTTCGGTATCCTGATCGGCGGCGGCGGCCTGGCCGCGCAAGGGCTGCTGCGGCATTTCACCGGATGA
- a CDS encoding Mth938-like domain-containing protein, which translates to MQLSHERPDYAWVLRGADGRRARVNERVLERSFALAPDQLLEDWPAPAAPGALEPAHLEPLLALAPELVVLGTGERQVFPPPAVLAACLTRGIGIEVMDNAAAARTYNVLAGEGRRVVVALLLG; encoded by the coding sequence ATGCAGCTGAGCCACGAACGTCCCGACTATGCCTGGGTCCTGCGCGGCGCCGACGGCCGCCGCGCGCGGGTCAACGAGCGGGTGCTGGAACGCAGCTTCGCCCTGGCGCCAGACCAGCTGCTCGAGGACTGGCCGGCACCGGCCGCGCCCGGCGCGCTGGAACCTGCGCACCTGGAGCCCCTGCTGGCGCTCGCGCCGGAGCTGGTGGTGCTGGGCACCGGCGAGCGGCAGGTGTTCCCGCCGCCGGCGGTCCTGGCGGCCTGCCTGACCCGCGGGATCGGCATCGAGGTCATGGACAACGCCGCCGCCGCGCGCACCTACAACGTCCTGGCCGGCGAAGGCCGGCGGGTGGTGGTGGCGCTGCTGCTGGGCTGA
- the fabZ gene encoding 3-hydroxyacyl-ACP dehydratase FabZ, with protein sequence MNDTVQLPVDVNTIRGLIPHRYPFLLVDKIVDLDIAAKRIVGVKNVTFNEPFFQGHFPTQPIMPGVLIIEALAQAGGVLTQLSLGRDAQSKLFYMVKVDNARFSKQVVPGDVLELHVQIKRVIRNMAVYYGEAKVDGEIVACAEVLCAGTRE encoded by the coding sequence ATGAACGACACCGTGCAGCTCCCCGTCGACGTCAACACCATCCGCGGCCTGATCCCGCACCGCTACCCGTTCCTGCTGGTCGACAAGATCGTCGACCTGGACATCGCGGCCAAGCGCATCGTCGGCGTGAAGAACGTGACGTTCAACGAGCCGTTCTTCCAGGGCCATTTCCCCACCCAGCCGATCATGCCCGGGGTGCTGATCATCGAGGCGCTGGCCCAGGCCGGCGGCGTGCTGACCCAGCTCTCGCTCGGCCGCGACGCGCAGTCCAAGCTGTTCTACATGGTCAAGGTCGACAACGCCCGCTTCAGCAAGCAGGTCGTGCCCGGCGACGTGCTGGAACTGCACGTGCAGATCAAGCGCGTGATCCGCAACATGGCCGTGTACTACGGCGAGGCCAAGGTCGACGGCGAGATCGTCGCCTGCGCCGAAGTGCTGTGCGCCGGCACCCGCGAATGA
- a CDS encoding peptidoglycan DD-metalloendopeptidase family protein, with amino-acid sequence MTGTSVRERMRWCLAGALVLLLAACSSTVVRTPQDGAGPAASAGRSGATVVVQQGDTLYSIARRNGVSVDDMARWNGLKPPYTIYPGQRLALGQAGATRGTATAPTRTVVAPKPGEGTAPSRPPPPPTAPASSGFSWRWPAQGVLLATYVAGDNTRQGIDIGGSSGQPVAAAADGVVVYSGAGLVGYGELIIVKHNEQWLSAYGHNRKRLVAEGQSVKAGQQIAEMGRTGTDREKLHFEIRYNGKPVDPLLYLPKR; translated from the coding sequence ATGACCGGAACGAGCGTACGCGAGCGGATGCGATGGTGCCTGGCGGGCGCCCTGGTCCTGCTGCTGGCCGCCTGCAGCAGCACCGTGGTGCGCACGCCGCAGGACGGCGCGGGTCCGGCGGCGTCGGCCGGGCGCAGCGGCGCCACGGTGGTGGTGCAGCAGGGCGACACCCTTTATTCGATCGCGCGCCGCAACGGGGTGTCGGTCGACGACATGGCCCGCTGGAACGGCCTGAAGCCGCCGTACACGATCTATCCGGGCCAGCGTCTGGCGCTGGGGCAGGCCGGCGCGACCCGCGGCACGGCCACCGCGCCGACCCGCACCGTGGTGGCGCCCAAGCCCGGTGAGGGCACTGCGCCGTCGCGGCCGCCGCCGCCGCCCACCGCGCCGGCCAGCAGCGGCTTCAGCTGGCGCTGGCCGGCGCAGGGCGTGCTGCTGGCGACCTACGTCGCTGGCGACAACACCCGCCAGGGCATCGACATCGGCGGCAGCAGCGGCCAGCCGGTGGCCGCCGCGGCCGATGGGGTGGTGGTGTATTCCGGCGCTGGCCTGGTCGGCTACGGCGAGCTGATCATCGTCAAGCACAACGAACAATGGCTGTCGGCCTACGGCCACAACCGCAAGCGGCTGGTCGCCGAGGGCCAGAGCGTGAAGGCCGGCCAGCAGATCGCCGAGATGGGGCGTACCGGCACGGACCGGGAAAAGCTGCATTTCGAGATCCGCTACAACGGCAAGCCGGTCGATCCGCTGCTTTACCTGCCTAAGCGCTAA
- the yhbY gene encoding ribosome assembly RNA-binding protein YhbY has translation MSVVLTAAQNRFLRGQAHGLKALMQVGGKGVTPALLAELDAVLERHELVKVKVAAEDREARDAMITDLAGQTGAALVQRIGHTATLYRPAREKPAIVLPRP, from the coding sequence ATGTCAGTTGTCCTGACCGCCGCCCAGAACCGCTTCCTCCGCGGCCAGGCCCACGGCCTCAAGGCCCTGATGCAGGTCGGCGGCAAGGGCGTCACCCCGGCGCTGCTGGCCGAGCTGGACGCGGTGCTGGAGCGGCACGAGCTGGTCAAGGTCAAGGTCGCCGCCGAGGACCGCGAAGCCCGCGACGCGATGATCACCGACCTGGCCGGCCAGACCGGCGCGGCGCTGGTGCAGCGGATCGGCCACACCGCCACCCTGTACCGTCCGGCCCGGGAAAAGCCCGCGATCGTGCTGCCCCGGCCCTGA
- the surE gene encoding 5'/3'-nucleotidase SurE: protein MRVLVSNDDGVDAPGIHALAQGLRDAGHEVYVVAPDRDRSGASNSLTLDLPIRIKRLDHYTCSVAGTPTDCVHLALTGMFEFEPDIVVSGINNTANLGDDVIYSGTVSAAMEGRFLGLPAVAMSLATRNHDAKHYETAARAAVEIVARLLTDPLPADTILNVNVPDLAWGEVRGFEVTRLGNRHRSEPCVPQPDPRGRTVYWIGPAGPEQDAGPGTDFHAVRTGHISITPIHVDLTRYQALEKVAGWVGGLTAALASPDGDASGAVA, encoded by the coding sequence ATGCGCGTACTGGTAAGCAACGACGATGGCGTGGATGCACCCGGCATCCATGCGCTGGCCCAGGGCCTGCGCGACGCCGGCCACGAGGTCTACGTGGTGGCTCCCGACCGCGACCGTTCCGGCGCCAGCAACTCGCTGACCCTGGACCTGCCGATCCGGATCAAGCGCCTGGACCATTACACCTGTTCGGTCGCCGGCACGCCCACCGACTGCGTGCACCTGGCCCTGACCGGCATGTTCGAGTTCGAGCCGGACATCGTGGTGTCGGGCATCAACAACACCGCCAACCTGGGCGACGACGTGATCTATTCGGGCACGGTGTCGGCGGCGATGGAGGGGCGTTTCCTCGGCCTGCCGGCGGTGGCGATGTCGCTGGCCACCCGCAACCACGACGCCAAGCACTACGAGACCGCCGCGCGCGCGGCGGTGGAGATCGTGGCGCGCCTGCTCACCGACCCGCTGCCGGCCGACACCATCCTCAATGTCAACGTGCCTGACCTGGCCTGGGGCGAGGTGCGTGGCTTCGAAGTGACCCGGCTGGGCAACCGCCACCGCTCCGAGCCCTGCGTGCCGCAGCCGGACCCGCGCGGCCGCACGGTGTACTGGATCGGCCCGGCCGGCCCCGAGCAGGACGCCGGCCCCGGCACCGACTTCCACGCGGTGCGTACCGGCCACATCTCGATCACCCCGATCCACGTCGACCTGACCCGCTACCAGGCGCTGGAGAAGGTGGCCGGCTGGGTCGGCGGGCTGACCGCCGCGCTGGCGTCGCCGGATGGCGACGCCTCCGGAGCGGTCGCATGA
- the lpxB gene encoding lipid-A-disaccharide synthase codes for MNERIRGSEAARREGQGPRFVLIAGETSGDALGAGLVEELRKRFPDARFAGIGGDAMRAAGVETWHDASELAVMGLFEVLRHLPRLLRLRREFRARALAWRPDVVVGIDAPDFNLGVERWFKQRGVPTVHYVSPSVWAWREKRAEKIGASADRVLCLFPMEPAIYARHGVDARFVGHPMADAMPLQPDRDAARAQLGLPSGAPVLAVLPGSRLGEIERLGEAFFEAAWRVSEALPALHVVVPAANARCRALLQAQMSHSALPVLHSHLLDGQARTALAAADVVLLASGTATLEAMLSKRPMVVGYRVSPLTYRIVRALGLIKVDRYALPNVLAGRDLAPELMQDECTPERLAAAVLHWFRSPEAVAGLQPVYLDLHDQLRRDASASAAEAIATLPGLAFAREAKA; via the coding sequence GTGAACGAGCGGATCCGGGGAAGCGAGGCGGCGCGGCGCGAGGGCCAGGGGCCGCGCTTCGTGCTGATCGCCGGGGAGACCTCCGGCGACGCGCTTGGCGCCGGGCTGGTCGAGGAACTGCGCAAGCGCTTCCCCGACGCGCGCTTCGCCGGGATCGGCGGCGACGCGATGCGCGCGGCCGGGGTGGAGACCTGGCACGACGCCAGCGAACTGGCGGTGATGGGCCTGTTCGAGGTGCTGCGCCACCTGCCGCGGCTGCTGCGGCTGCGCCGCGAGTTCCGCGCGCGCGCGCTGGCCTGGCGGCCGGACGTGGTGGTCGGCATCGATGCGCCGGACTTCAACCTCGGCGTGGAGCGCTGGTTCAAGCAGCGCGGCGTGCCGACCGTGCACTACGTCAGCCCCTCGGTGTGGGCCTGGCGCGAGAAGCGCGCCGAGAAGATCGGCGCCAGCGCCGACCGCGTGCTGTGCCTGTTCCCGATGGAACCGGCGATCTACGCCCGCCACGGCGTGGACGCCCGCTTCGTCGGCCACCCGATGGCCGACGCGATGCCGCTGCAGCCCGACCGCGACGCCGCGCGCGCGCAACTGGGGCTGCCGTCCGGCGCGCCGGTGCTGGCGGTCCTGCCCGGCAGCCGCCTGGGCGAGATCGAACGGCTCGGCGAGGCGTTCTTCGAGGCGGCCTGGCGGGTGTCGGAGGCGCTGCCGGCGCTGCACGTGGTGGTACCGGCGGCCAACGCCCGCTGCCGCGCGCTGCTGCAGGCGCAGATGTCGCACTCGGCGCTGCCGGTGCTGCATTCGCACCTGCTCGACGGCCAGGCGCGCACCGCGCTGGCCGCCGCCGACGTGGTCCTGCTCGCCTCGGGCACCGCGACCCTGGAAGCCATGCTCTCCAAGCGGCCGATGGTGGTGGGCTACCGCGTCTCGCCGTTGACCTACCGCATCGTGCGCGCGCTGGGCCTGATCAAGGTCGACCGCTACGCACTGCCCAACGTCCTGGCCGGCCGCGACCTGGCGCCGGAACTGATGCAGGACGAGTGCACGCCCGAACGGCTGGCCGCGGCGGTACTGCACTGGTTCCGGTCGCCGGAAGCGGTGGCCGGACTGCAGCCCGTGTACCTCGATCTGCACGACCAGCTGCGCCGCGACGCCTCCGCTTCCGCGGCCGAGGCGATCGCCACCCTGCCCGGCCTGGCGTTCGCACGCGAGGCGAAGGCGTGA